From a single Brassica rapa cultivar Chiifu-401-42 chromosome A01, CAAS_Brap_v3.01, whole genome shotgun sequence genomic region:
- the LOC103845922 gene encoding ubiquitin carboxyl-terminal hydrolase 13 isoform X1, whose amino-acid sequence MTLMTTPPIDQQEDEEMLVPHSDLVEEGPQPMEVAQPEAAAATTVENPPAEEIPTLKFTWSTQGFTRLNVRKLYSDVFVVGGYKWRILIFPKGNNVDHLSMYLDVADAASLPYGWSRYSQFSLAVVNQMNSKYSIRKETQHQFNARESDWGFTSFMPLSELYDPTRGYLVNDTLQIEAEVAVRKVLDYWSYDSKKETGFVGLKNQGATCYMNSLLQTLYHIPYFRKAVYHMPTTENDAPTASIPLALQSLFYKLQYNDTRVGTKELTKSFGWDTNDSFMQHDVQELNRILSEKLEDKMKGTVVEGTIQKLFEGHHMNYIECINVDYKSTRKESFYDLQLDVKGCKDVYASFDKYVEVERLEGDNKYQAEGHGLQDAKKGVLFIDFPPVLQLQLKRFEYDFMRDTMVKINDRYEFPLQLDLDRENGKYLSPDADKSVRNLYTLHSVLVHSGGVHGGHYYAFIRPTLSDQWYKFDDERVTKEVVNRALEEQYGGEEELPQNNPGVNNPPIKFTKYSNAYMLVYIRECDKDKIICNVDEKDIAEHLQVRLKKEQEEKEDKKNYKAQAHLFTTIKVARDEDITEQIGKSMYFDLVDHEKVRSFRIQKQTPFQQFKEEMAKEFGVPVQLQRYWIWAKRQNHTYRPNRPLLPHEEQQTVGQIREASNKANNAELKLFLEIERGSDERPIPPPDKSPEDILLFFKLYDPENEELRYVGRLMVKSSSKPMDIVGQLNQMAGFAPDEEIELYEEIKFEPCVLCEHLDKKTSFRLSQIENGDIICYQKPISIQENECPYPDVPSFLEYVHNREVVRFRALEKPKEDEFTMELSKLHTYDDVVERLAEKLGLSDSSKIRLTSHNCYSQQPKPQPIKYRGADLSDMLAHYNQASDILYYEVLDIPLPELQRLKILKVAFHHATKDEVVIHNIRLPKQSTVGDVINELKTKVELSHPDAELRLLEVFYHKIYKIFPPTERIENINDQYWTLRAEEIPEEEKNIGPNDRLIHVYHFTKEAAQNQQVQNFGDPFFLVIHEGETLEEIKTRIQKKLRVPDEDFAKWKFASFSMGRPDYLQDTDVVYDRFQKQRKDVYGAWEQYLGLEHVDNTPKRAYAANQNRHAYEKPMKIYN is encoded by the exons ATGACTCTGATGACTACGCCGCCGATAGAT cagcAAGAGGACGAGGAGATGCTCGTTCCGCACTCTGATTTGGTCGAAGAAGGACCTCAGCCTATGGAAG TTGCTCAGCCTGAGGCGGCTGCTGCTACCACTGTGGAGAATCCACCAGCCGAGGAGATTCCCACTCTGAAATTCACGTGGAGCACCCAGGGTTTCACCAGGCTTAACGTTAGGAAGCTTTACTCTGATGTATTTGTTGTTGGAGGTTATAAATG GAGAATATTGATTTTTCCGAAAGGAAACAATGTTGACCATTTGTCCATGTACTTGGACGTTGCTGACGCTGCGAGTTTGCCTTACGGGTGGAGCAGATACTCTCAGTTCAGCCTGGCTGTAGTGAATCAAATGAACAGCAAATATTCCATCAGAAAAG AGACCCAACATCAATTCAATGCAAGAGAAAGCGATTGGGGGTTTACATCATTCATGCCTCTCAGCGAGCTCTATGATCCAACTCGTGGATATTTGGTGAATGATACTCTTCAGATTGAAGCTGAAGTTGCTGTGCGGAAGGTTCTTGATTACTGGTCATATGACTCCAAAAAAGAGACTGGTTTTGTTGGACTTAAGAACCAAGGTGCTACCTGTTACATGAATTCTCTCCTGCAGACGTTATACCACATTCCTTACTTCAGAAAG GCTGTTTACCACATGCCAACAACTGAGAATGATGCACCCACGGCTAGTATCCCATTGGCGCTCCAGAGCTTGTTTTACAAGCTTCAGTATAATGACACCCGTGTAGGGACAAAGGAGCTGACAAAGTCTTTTGGTTGGGATACAAATGATTCATTCATGCAACATGATGTTCAAGAACTCAACCGAATTCTCTCTGAAAAGCTCGAGGACAAAATGAAG GGAACTGTTGTGGAGGGAACAATACAGAAGCTATTTGAGGGCCACCACATGAATTACATTGAGTGCATTAATGTAGATTACAAATCTACACGTAAAGAATCATTCTATG ACCTCCAGCTTGATGTTAAAGGCTGCAAAGATGTATATGCTTCTTTTGACAAGTATGTTGAAGTTGAACGCCTTGAAGGAGACAACAAATACCAGGCAGAAGGACATGGTTTGCAG GATGCGAAAAAAGGTGTTCTATTCATTGACTTTCCACCCGTACTTCAACTTCAGCTCAAGAGGTTTGAATATGATTTTATGCGAGACACAATGGTGAAG ATAAACGATCGATATGAGTTTCCTCTTCAACTGGACCTCGACAGAGAGAATGGAAAATACCTATCTCCTGATGCTGACAAGAGTGTTCGTAATCTCTACACACTCCATAG TGTCTTAGTCCATAGTGGAGGAGTGCATGGAGGGCACTATTATGCCTTTATTAGGCCAACACTCTCAGATCAATG GTATAAATTTGATGATGAACGAGTAACGAAGGAAGTTGTGAACAGGGCACTGGAAGAGCAATATGGGGGTGAAGAAGAG TTGCCGCAAAATAATCCTGGTGTCAATAATCCACCTATTAAATTCACAAAGTATTCCAACGCATACATGCTTGTTTATATCCGTGAATGCGACAAGGATAAAATAATATGCAACGTTGATGAAAAAGACATTGCAGAACATTTACAG GTGAGGCTGaaaaaagaacaagaagaaaaggaagataaaaaaaattataaggcTCAAGCTCACCTTTTCACGACAATCAAG gtcGCAAGAGATGAAGACATCACCGAGCAAATTGGAAAGAGTATGTATTTTGATCTTGTTGATCATGAAAAAGTTCGGAGTTTTCGAATCCAGAAACAGACTCCCTTCCAACAATTTAAG GAAGAGATGGCCAAAGAATTTGGTGTCCCGGTTCAGCTTCAGCGGTACTGGATTTGGGCAAAGCGGCAAAACCATACTTATCGTCCCAACCGTCCCTTATTACCTCATGAAGAACAACAGACG GTTGGACAAATAAGAGAGGCATCTAACAAGGCAAACAATGCTGAACTAAAGCTGTTTTTGGAAATAGAGCGTGGATCG GATGAGCGTCCGATTCCTCCCCCAGACAAGTCACCTGAAGACATTCTCCTTTTCTTTAAGCTCTATGACCCTGAGAATGAAGAACTAAG ATATGTTGGAAGGCTCATGGTGAAAAGTTCCAGTAAGCCCATGGATATAGTAGGGCAACTGAATCAAATGGCTGGCTTTGCTCCTGACGAGGAAATAGAACTTTATGAG GAAATAAAGTTTGAACCTTGTGTACTGTGCGAACATCTAGATAAGAAGACTTCTTTCAGACTATCTCAG ATTGAAAATGGAGATATCATTTGCTATCAGAAACCTATTTCTATCCAGGAGAATGAATGTCCATACCCGGATGTGCCATCGTTTTTGGAGTACGTACATAATCGAGAG GTGGTGCGTTTTCGTGCTCTGGAAAAACCAAAAGAAGATGAGTTTACTATGGAGTT GTCAAAGCTGCATACGTATGATGATGTTGTGGAAAGATTGGCTGAGAAACTTGGCCTTTCTGATTCATCGAAAATTAGGCTTACTTCTCACAATTGCTACTCCCAGCAACCCAAGCCTCAGCCTATCAAATACCGTGGCGCAGACCTTTCAGATATGTTAGCTCATTATAATCAG gcgTCTGACATTTTGTATTATGAAGTTCTGGACATTCCTCTTCCAGAACTTCAACGTCTTAAGATTCTAAAAGTTGCTTTCCATCATGCCACAAAGGACGAA GTGGTAATCCACAATATCAGACTGCCTAAGCAGAGTACTGTCGGAGATGTTATTAACGAACTTAAAACAAAG GTGGAGCTTTCACATCCAGATGCAGAACTGAGGTTGCTCGAGGTGTTTTACCACAAGATCTACAAG ATCTTTCCACCTACCGAAAGAATTGAGAATATCAATGACCAGTACTGGACTTTACGAGCAGAGGAG ATACCTGAGGAAGAGAAGAATATCGGCCCCAATGATCGACTAATTCACGTGTACCATTTTACGAAAGAGGCCGCACAGAATCAG CAAGTGCAAAATTTCGGAGATCC
- the LOC103845922 gene encoding ubiquitin carboxyl-terminal hydrolase 13 isoform X3, producing MTLMTTPPIDQQEDEEMLVPHSDLVEEGPQPMEVAQPEAAAATTVENPPAEEIPTLKFTWSTQGFTRLNVRKLYSDVFVVGGYKWRILIFPKGNNVDHLSMYLDVADAASLPYGWSRYSQFSLAVVNQMNSKYSIRKETQHQFNARESDWGFTSFMPLSELYDPTRGYLVNDTLQIEAEVAVRKVLDYWSYDSKKETGFVGLKNQGATCYMNSLLQTLYHIPYFRKAVYHMPTTENDAPTASIPLALQSLFYKLQYNDTRVGTKELTKSFGWDTNDSFMQHDVQELNRILSEKLEDKMKGTVVEGTIQKLFEGHHMNYIECINVDYKSTRKESFYDLQLDVKGCKDVYASFDKYVEVERLEGDNKYQAEGHGLQDAKKGVLFIDFPPVLQLQLKRFEYDFMRDTMVKINDRYEFPLQLDLDRENGKYLSPDADKSVRNLYTLHSVLVHSGGVHGGHYYAFIRPTLSDQWYKFDDERVTKEVVNRALEEQYGGEEELPQNNPGVNNPPIKFTKYSNAYMLVYIRECDKDKIICNVDEKDIAEHLQVRLKKEQEEKEDKKNYKAQAHLFTTIKVARDEDITEQIGKSMYFDLVDHEKVRSFRIQKQTPFQQFKEEMAKEFGVPVQLQRYWIWAKRQNHTYRPNRPLLPHEEQQTVGQIREASNKANNAELKLFLEIERGSDERPIPPPDKSPEDILLFFKLYDPENEELRYVGRLMVKSSSKPMDIVGQLNQMAGFAPDEEIELYEEIKFEPCVLCEHLDKKTSFRLSQIENGDIICYQKPISIQENECPYPDVPSFLEYVHNREVVRFRALEKPKEDEFTMELSKLHTYDDVVERLAEKLGLSDSSKIRLTSHNCYSQQPKPQPIKYRGADLSDMLAHYNQASDILYYEVLDIPLPELQRLKILKVAFHHATKDEVVIHNIRLPKQSTVGDVINELKTKVELSHPDAELRLLEVFYHKIYKIFPPTERIENINDQYWTLRAEEIPEEEKNIGPNDRLIHVYHFTKEAAQNQQVQNFGDPFFLVIHEGETLEEIKTRIQKKLRVPDEDFAKWKFASFSMGRPDYLQDTDVVYDRFQRKDVYGAWEQYLGLEHVDNTPKRAYAANQNRHAYEKPMKIYN from the exons ATGACTCTGATGACTACGCCGCCGATAGAT cagcAAGAGGACGAGGAGATGCTCGTTCCGCACTCTGATTTGGTCGAAGAAGGACCTCAGCCTATGGAAG TTGCTCAGCCTGAGGCGGCTGCTGCTACCACTGTGGAGAATCCACCAGCCGAGGAGATTCCCACTCTGAAATTCACGTGGAGCACCCAGGGTTTCACCAGGCTTAACGTTAGGAAGCTTTACTCTGATGTATTTGTTGTTGGAGGTTATAAATG GAGAATATTGATTTTTCCGAAAGGAAACAATGTTGACCATTTGTCCATGTACTTGGACGTTGCTGACGCTGCGAGTTTGCCTTACGGGTGGAGCAGATACTCTCAGTTCAGCCTGGCTGTAGTGAATCAAATGAACAGCAAATATTCCATCAGAAAAG AGACCCAACATCAATTCAATGCAAGAGAAAGCGATTGGGGGTTTACATCATTCATGCCTCTCAGCGAGCTCTATGATCCAACTCGTGGATATTTGGTGAATGATACTCTTCAGATTGAAGCTGAAGTTGCTGTGCGGAAGGTTCTTGATTACTGGTCATATGACTCCAAAAAAGAGACTGGTTTTGTTGGACTTAAGAACCAAGGTGCTACCTGTTACATGAATTCTCTCCTGCAGACGTTATACCACATTCCTTACTTCAGAAAG GCTGTTTACCACATGCCAACAACTGAGAATGATGCACCCACGGCTAGTATCCCATTGGCGCTCCAGAGCTTGTTTTACAAGCTTCAGTATAATGACACCCGTGTAGGGACAAAGGAGCTGACAAAGTCTTTTGGTTGGGATACAAATGATTCATTCATGCAACATGATGTTCAAGAACTCAACCGAATTCTCTCTGAAAAGCTCGAGGACAAAATGAAG GGAACTGTTGTGGAGGGAACAATACAGAAGCTATTTGAGGGCCACCACATGAATTACATTGAGTGCATTAATGTAGATTACAAATCTACACGTAAAGAATCATTCTATG ACCTCCAGCTTGATGTTAAAGGCTGCAAAGATGTATATGCTTCTTTTGACAAGTATGTTGAAGTTGAACGCCTTGAAGGAGACAACAAATACCAGGCAGAAGGACATGGTTTGCAG GATGCGAAAAAAGGTGTTCTATTCATTGACTTTCCACCCGTACTTCAACTTCAGCTCAAGAGGTTTGAATATGATTTTATGCGAGACACAATGGTGAAG ATAAACGATCGATATGAGTTTCCTCTTCAACTGGACCTCGACAGAGAGAATGGAAAATACCTATCTCCTGATGCTGACAAGAGTGTTCGTAATCTCTACACACTCCATAG TGTCTTAGTCCATAGTGGAGGAGTGCATGGAGGGCACTATTATGCCTTTATTAGGCCAACACTCTCAGATCAATG GTATAAATTTGATGATGAACGAGTAACGAAGGAAGTTGTGAACAGGGCACTGGAAGAGCAATATGGGGGTGAAGAAGAG TTGCCGCAAAATAATCCTGGTGTCAATAATCCACCTATTAAATTCACAAAGTATTCCAACGCATACATGCTTGTTTATATCCGTGAATGCGACAAGGATAAAATAATATGCAACGTTGATGAAAAAGACATTGCAGAACATTTACAG GTGAGGCTGaaaaaagaacaagaagaaaaggaagataaaaaaaattataaggcTCAAGCTCACCTTTTCACGACAATCAAG gtcGCAAGAGATGAAGACATCACCGAGCAAATTGGAAAGAGTATGTATTTTGATCTTGTTGATCATGAAAAAGTTCGGAGTTTTCGAATCCAGAAACAGACTCCCTTCCAACAATTTAAG GAAGAGATGGCCAAAGAATTTGGTGTCCCGGTTCAGCTTCAGCGGTACTGGATTTGGGCAAAGCGGCAAAACCATACTTATCGTCCCAACCGTCCCTTATTACCTCATGAAGAACAACAGACG GTTGGACAAATAAGAGAGGCATCTAACAAGGCAAACAATGCTGAACTAAAGCTGTTTTTGGAAATAGAGCGTGGATCG GATGAGCGTCCGATTCCTCCCCCAGACAAGTCACCTGAAGACATTCTCCTTTTCTTTAAGCTCTATGACCCTGAGAATGAAGAACTAAG ATATGTTGGAAGGCTCATGGTGAAAAGTTCCAGTAAGCCCATGGATATAGTAGGGCAACTGAATCAAATGGCTGGCTTTGCTCCTGACGAGGAAATAGAACTTTATGAG GAAATAAAGTTTGAACCTTGTGTACTGTGCGAACATCTAGATAAGAAGACTTCTTTCAGACTATCTCAG ATTGAAAATGGAGATATCATTTGCTATCAGAAACCTATTTCTATCCAGGAGAATGAATGTCCATACCCGGATGTGCCATCGTTTTTGGAGTACGTACATAATCGAGAG GTGGTGCGTTTTCGTGCTCTGGAAAAACCAAAAGAAGATGAGTTTACTATGGAGTT GTCAAAGCTGCATACGTATGATGATGTTGTGGAAAGATTGGCTGAGAAACTTGGCCTTTCTGATTCATCGAAAATTAGGCTTACTTCTCACAATTGCTACTCCCAGCAACCCAAGCCTCAGCCTATCAAATACCGTGGCGCAGACCTTTCAGATATGTTAGCTCATTATAATCAG gcgTCTGACATTTTGTATTATGAAGTTCTGGACATTCCTCTTCCAGAACTTCAACGTCTTAAGATTCTAAAAGTTGCTTTCCATCATGCCACAAAGGACGAA GTGGTAATCCACAATATCAGACTGCCTAAGCAGAGTACTGTCGGAGATGTTATTAACGAACTTAAAACAAAG GTGGAGCTTTCACATCCAGATGCAGAACTGAGGTTGCTCGAGGTGTTTTACCACAAGATCTACAAG ATCTTTCCACCTACCGAAAGAATTGAGAATATCAATGACCAGTACTGGACTTTACGAGCAGAGGAG ATACCTGAGGAAGAGAAGAATATCGGCCCCAATGATCGACTAATTCACGTGTACCATTTTACGAAAGAGGCCGCACAGAATCAG CAAGTGCAAAATTTCGGAGATCC
- the LOC103845922 gene encoding ubiquitin carboxyl-terminal hydrolase 13 isoform X2, whose amino-acid sequence MTLMTTPPIDQEDEEMLVPHSDLVEEGPQPMEVAQPEAAAATTVENPPAEEIPTLKFTWSTQGFTRLNVRKLYSDVFVVGGYKWRILIFPKGNNVDHLSMYLDVADAASLPYGWSRYSQFSLAVVNQMNSKYSIRKETQHQFNARESDWGFTSFMPLSELYDPTRGYLVNDTLQIEAEVAVRKVLDYWSYDSKKETGFVGLKNQGATCYMNSLLQTLYHIPYFRKAVYHMPTTENDAPTASIPLALQSLFYKLQYNDTRVGTKELTKSFGWDTNDSFMQHDVQELNRILSEKLEDKMKGTVVEGTIQKLFEGHHMNYIECINVDYKSTRKESFYDLQLDVKGCKDVYASFDKYVEVERLEGDNKYQAEGHGLQDAKKGVLFIDFPPVLQLQLKRFEYDFMRDTMVKINDRYEFPLQLDLDRENGKYLSPDADKSVRNLYTLHSVLVHSGGVHGGHYYAFIRPTLSDQWYKFDDERVTKEVVNRALEEQYGGEEELPQNNPGVNNPPIKFTKYSNAYMLVYIRECDKDKIICNVDEKDIAEHLQVRLKKEQEEKEDKKNYKAQAHLFTTIKVARDEDITEQIGKSMYFDLVDHEKVRSFRIQKQTPFQQFKEEMAKEFGVPVQLQRYWIWAKRQNHTYRPNRPLLPHEEQQTVGQIREASNKANNAELKLFLEIERGSDERPIPPPDKSPEDILLFFKLYDPENEELRYVGRLMVKSSSKPMDIVGQLNQMAGFAPDEEIELYEEIKFEPCVLCEHLDKKTSFRLSQIENGDIICYQKPISIQENECPYPDVPSFLEYVHNREVVRFRALEKPKEDEFTMELSKLHTYDDVVERLAEKLGLSDSSKIRLTSHNCYSQQPKPQPIKYRGADLSDMLAHYNQASDILYYEVLDIPLPELQRLKILKVAFHHATKDEVVIHNIRLPKQSTVGDVINELKTKVELSHPDAELRLLEVFYHKIYKIFPPTERIENINDQYWTLRAEEIPEEEKNIGPNDRLIHVYHFTKEAAQNQQVQNFGDPFFLVIHEGETLEEIKTRIQKKLRVPDEDFAKWKFASFSMGRPDYLQDTDVVYDRFQKQRKDVYGAWEQYLGLEHVDNTPKRAYAANQNRHAYEKPMKIYN is encoded by the exons ATGACTCTGATGACTACGCCGCCGATAGAT cAAGAGGACGAGGAGATGCTCGTTCCGCACTCTGATTTGGTCGAAGAAGGACCTCAGCCTATGGAAG TTGCTCAGCCTGAGGCGGCTGCTGCTACCACTGTGGAGAATCCACCAGCCGAGGAGATTCCCACTCTGAAATTCACGTGGAGCACCCAGGGTTTCACCAGGCTTAACGTTAGGAAGCTTTACTCTGATGTATTTGTTGTTGGAGGTTATAAATG GAGAATATTGATTTTTCCGAAAGGAAACAATGTTGACCATTTGTCCATGTACTTGGACGTTGCTGACGCTGCGAGTTTGCCTTACGGGTGGAGCAGATACTCTCAGTTCAGCCTGGCTGTAGTGAATCAAATGAACAGCAAATATTCCATCAGAAAAG AGACCCAACATCAATTCAATGCAAGAGAAAGCGATTGGGGGTTTACATCATTCATGCCTCTCAGCGAGCTCTATGATCCAACTCGTGGATATTTGGTGAATGATACTCTTCAGATTGAAGCTGAAGTTGCTGTGCGGAAGGTTCTTGATTACTGGTCATATGACTCCAAAAAAGAGACTGGTTTTGTTGGACTTAAGAACCAAGGTGCTACCTGTTACATGAATTCTCTCCTGCAGACGTTATACCACATTCCTTACTTCAGAAAG GCTGTTTACCACATGCCAACAACTGAGAATGATGCACCCACGGCTAGTATCCCATTGGCGCTCCAGAGCTTGTTTTACAAGCTTCAGTATAATGACACCCGTGTAGGGACAAAGGAGCTGACAAAGTCTTTTGGTTGGGATACAAATGATTCATTCATGCAACATGATGTTCAAGAACTCAACCGAATTCTCTCTGAAAAGCTCGAGGACAAAATGAAG GGAACTGTTGTGGAGGGAACAATACAGAAGCTATTTGAGGGCCACCACATGAATTACATTGAGTGCATTAATGTAGATTACAAATCTACACGTAAAGAATCATTCTATG ACCTCCAGCTTGATGTTAAAGGCTGCAAAGATGTATATGCTTCTTTTGACAAGTATGTTGAAGTTGAACGCCTTGAAGGAGACAACAAATACCAGGCAGAAGGACATGGTTTGCAG GATGCGAAAAAAGGTGTTCTATTCATTGACTTTCCACCCGTACTTCAACTTCAGCTCAAGAGGTTTGAATATGATTTTATGCGAGACACAATGGTGAAG ATAAACGATCGATATGAGTTTCCTCTTCAACTGGACCTCGACAGAGAGAATGGAAAATACCTATCTCCTGATGCTGACAAGAGTGTTCGTAATCTCTACACACTCCATAG TGTCTTAGTCCATAGTGGAGGAGTGCATGGAGGGCACTATTATGCCTTTATTAGGCCAACACTCTCAGATCAATG GTATAAATTTGATGATGAACGAGTAACGAAGGAAGTTGTGAACAGGGCACTGGAAGAGCAATATGGGGGTGAAGAAGAG TTGCCGCAAAATAATCCTGGTGTCAATAATCCACCTATTAAATTCACAAAGTATTCCAACGCATACATGCTTGTTTATATCCGTGAATGCGACAAGGATAAAATAATATGCAACGTTGATGAAAAAGACATTGCAGAACATTTACAG GTGAGGCTGaaaaaagaacaagaagaaaaggaagataaaaaaaattataaggcTCAAGCTCACCTTTTCACGACAATCAAG gtcGCAAGAGATGAAGACATCACCGAGCAAATTGGAAAGAGTATGTATTTTGATCTTGTTGATCATGAAAAAGTTCGGAGTTTTCGAATCCAGAAACAGACTCCCTTCCAACAATTTAAG GAAGAGATGGCCAAAGAATTTGGTGTCCCGGTTCAGCTTCAGCGGTACTGGATTTGGGCAAAGCGGCAAAACCATACTTATCGTCCCAACCGTCCCTTATTACCTCATGAAGAACAACAGACG GTTGGACAAATAAGAGAGGCATCTAACAAGGCAAACAATGCTGAACTAAAGCTGTTTTTGGAAATAGAGCGTGGATCG GATGAGCGTCCGATTCCTCCCCCAGACAAGTCACCTGAAGACATTCTCCTTTTCTTTAAGCTCTATGACCCTGAGAATGAAGAACTAAG ATATGTTGGAAGGCTCATGGTGAAAAGTTCCAGTAAGCCCATGGATATAGTAGGGCAACTGAATCAAATGGCTGGCTTTGCTCCTGACGAGGAAATAGAACTTTATGAG GAAATAAAGTTTGAACCTTGTGTACTGTGCGAACATCTAGATAAGAAGACTTCTTTCAGACTATCTCAG ATTGAAAATGGAGATATCATTTGCTATCAGAAACCTATTTCTATCCAGGAGAATGAATGTCCATACCCGGATGTGCCATCGTTTTTGGAGTACGTACATAATCGAGAG GTGGTGCGTTTTCGTGCTCTGGAAAAACCAAAAGAAGATGAGTTTACTATGGAGTT GTCAAAGCTGCATACGTATGATGATGTTGTGGAAAGATTGGCTGAGAAACTTGGCCTTTCTGATTCATCGAAAATTAGGCTTACTTCTCACAATTGCTACTCCCAGCAACCCAAGCCTCAGCCTATCAAATACCGTGGCGCAGACCTTTCAGATATGTTAGCTCATTATAATCAG gcgTCTGACATTTTGTATTATGAAGTTCTGGACATTCCTCTTCCAGAACTTCAACGTCTTAAGATTCTAAAAGTTGCTTTCCATCATGCCACAAAGGACGAA GTGGTAATCCACAATATCAGACTGCCTAAGCAGAGTACTGTCGGAGATGTTATTAACGAACTTAAAACAAAG GTGGAGCTTTCACATCCAGATGCAGAACTGAGGTTGCTCGAGGTGTTTTACCACAAGATCTACAAG ATCTTTCCACCTACCGAAAGAATTGAGAATATCAATGACCAGTACTGGACTTTACGAGCAGAGGAG ATACCTGAGGAAGAGAAGAATATCGGCCCCAATGATCGACTAATTCACGTGTACCATTTTACGAAAGAGGCCGCACAGAATCAG CAAGTGCAAAATTTCGGAGATCC